Proteins co-encoded in one Streptomyces sp. NBC_01283 genomic window:
- a CDS encoding ROK family protein: protein MNTTVVLRALHRRSPQTLAELAAGTGLSRPTVESAVEELTAHGWAGEAERDESERAPGRPARRFRFRVEAGRVVGADIGLHKMVLLLADLGGTVLAVRREDIDPELGGAQRLDLLREGLEAFLDAHSVRRDELLARCVGVPGVVDAGGTITSHVIPEWSGVDLARLLSEGEAGHTLVENDVNLAVLAERWQGAATLAGDVVCVLTGHRVACSLTIGGRLHRGRRGGAGELGLLPLLGMNTAQEALSWKGDRRSGESEVAALARAADTADPRALAAVADFADRIAPGIAALALAVDPELVVLTGGATPLGGHLVLLIEDRLRPLTLHVPRIALSTLGEQGVAIGAVRKALDQVEADLLADSTP, encoded by the coding sequence TTGAACACCACCGTCGTGCTGCGGGCCCTGCACCGCCGCAGCCCGCAGACCCTCGCGGAGCTCGCCGCCGGCACCGGACTCTCCCGGCCCACCGTGGAGTCCGCCGTCGAGGAGCTGACCGCGCACGGCTGGGCGGGGGAGGCCGAGCGCGATGAATCCGAGCGCGCGCCGGGGCGCCCCGCCCGGCGGTTCCGGTTCCGCGTGGAGGCGGGCCGCGTCGTCGGCGCGGACATCGGCCTGCACAAGATGGTGCTGCTCCTCGCCGATCTCGGCGGGACGGTGCTCGCCGTGCGGCGCGAGGACATCGACCCGGAGCTGGGCGGGGCCCAGCGGCTCGACCTCCTGCGCGAGGGCCTCGAAGCCTTCCTGGACGCACATTCCGTGCGGCGCGACGAGCTCCTCGCCCGCTGCGTGGGCGTACCGGGTGTCGTCGACGCGGGCGGCACCATCACCTCCCACGTCATCCCCGAGTGGTCCGGCGTCGACCTCGCCCGGCTCCTCTCCGAGGGGGAGGCGGGCCACACCCTCGTCGAGAACGACGTGAACCTCGCCGTGCTCGCCGAGCGCTGGCAGGGCGCGGCCACCCTCGCCGGTGACGTCGTCTGCGTCCTGACCGGACATCGCGTGGCGTGCAGCCTCACCATCGGCGGGCGGCTGCACCGGGGTCGGCGCGGCGGCGCGGGCGAGCTCGGCCTGCTTCCGCTGCTCGGCATGAACACCGCGCAGGAGGCACTCAGCTGGAAGGGCGACCGCCGCTCGGGGGAGTCCGAGGTGGCGGCCCTGGCCCGCGCGGCGGACACCGCGGACCCGCGCGCTCTCGCCGCCGTCGCGGACTTCGCCGACCGCATCGCGCCGGGCATCGCCGCCCTCGCCCTCGCCGTCGACCCGGAGCTCGTGGTGCTCACCGGCGGCGCGACCCCGCTGGGCGGCCACCTCGTGCTGCTGATCGAGGACAGACTGCGCCCGCTGACCCTGCACGTCCCGCGCATCGCGCTGAGCACGCTGGGCGAACAGGGCGTCGCGATCGGCGCCGTACGCAAGGCACTTGACCAGGTTGAAGCCGATCTGCTGGCGGATTCGACGCCGTAG
- a CDS encoding carbohydrate ABC transporter permease, giving the protein MRESSVRPTSRRRFNAGSAATHAALSLGALVMVFPFLWQLLTAAKSLAETAKVPPTFLPDTWNWSSFEEVFTALPFRDMLFNSVLNTVGRTVGQLVFCSLAAYAFARMQFRGRNVLFALFLSVLMVPSSLLVLPQYDIIQRLGLLNSAPALFLPGMFSAFGTFMLRQFFLTLPKELEEAARIDGASSFRIFWSIMLPLVRPALAALAVITAMWSWNDLLWPLIVNTDPQKMPISAGLTSLEGQFETNYPVMMAGSLIASLPMLVVYVFLQRHFVQSVALSGSKS; this is encoded by the coding sequence ATGCGTGAGTCCTCGGTCCGGCCCACGAGCCGCCGGCGCTTCAACGCCGGTTCGGCCGCCACCCACGCGGCGCTCTCCCTGGGCGCCCTGGTGATGGTCTTCCCGTTCCTGTGGCAGCTGCTCACCGCGGCCAAGTCCCTCGCGGAGACAGCCAAGGTGCCGCCGACCTTCCTGCCCGACACCTGGAACTGGTCGAGCTTCGAGGAGGTCTTCACCGCACTGCCCTTCCGGGACATGCTGTTCAACAGCGTCCTCAACACCGTCGGGCGCACGGTCGGACAGCTGGTGTTCTGCTCGCTCGCCGCCTACGCCTTCGCACGCATGCAATTCCGTGGCCGCAACGTCCTGTTCGCGCTCTTCCTGTCCGTCCTCATGGTGCCGAGCTCCCTGCTGGTCCTGCCCCAGTACGACATCATCCAGCGGCTCGGCCTGCTCAACTCGGCGCCCGCGCTGTTCCTGCCGGGCATGTTCAGCGCCTTCGGGACCTTCATGCTGCGCCAGTTCTTCCTCACCCTCCCCAAGGAGCTCGAAGAGGCCGCACGGATCGACGGCGCGAGTTCGTTCCGCATCTTCTGGTCGATCATGCTGCCGCTGGTGCGGCCCGCGCTCGCCGCCCTCGCCGTCATCACGGCGATGTGGTCGTGGAACGACCTCCTGTGGCCGCTGATCGTCAACACCGACCCGCAGAAGATGCCCATCAGCGCCGGACTGACCTCGCTGGAGGGCCAGTTCGAGACCAACTACCCCGTCATGATGGCCGGTTCGCTCATCGCGAGCCTGCCCATGCTCGTCGTGTACGTCTTCCTGCAGCGGCACTTCGTGCAGAGTGTCGCGCTCTCCGGCTCCAAGAGCTGA
- a CDS encoding carbohydrate ABC transporter permease has product MMSVFPSTAAAKAAGRGKRAAGAASDAPGPPKSRSQRAAYLFIAPLGIGFAAFYFWPLLQTFFYSFTEFGAFGGNTWVGTDNYVRVLKDVTVWQALGNTLIYCAIGLLALPLAIGIAALLNRRGLRGVALYRALYFIPFVTLPVAVGLVWNWLYNGDYGLINEVLEWIGADRRYWVSDPSTAVYAIGTVMVWSTTGYYLIIFMAGIKGIPQDYYEAAELDGAGPLRRFFTITLPLLSPTIFFASIICMINSLQTFDLIYIMMAEKNPAIGDTQSVVSLFYKWAFIENAQGAAAALAFLLMLIIAALTLVQFRLQKRWVHYA; this is encoded by the coding sequence ATGATGAGTGTCTTTCCCTCCACCGCCGCCGCGAAGGCGGCCGGGCGCGGCAAACGGGCGGCCGGTGCCGCGTCCGACGCACCCGGGCCGCCCAAGTCCCGTAGCCAGCGCGCCGCTTACCTCTTCATCGCGCCGCTCGGCATCGGCTTCGCCGCCTTCTACTTCTGGCCGCTGCTCCAGACCTTCTTCTACAGCTTCACCGAATTCGGGGCGTTCGGCGGCAACACCTGGGTCGGCACGGACAATTACGTGCGCGTCCTCAAGGACGTCACCGTCTGGCAGGCACTCGGCAACACCCTGATCTACTGCGCCATCGGACTGCTCGCACTGCCGCTCGCGATCGGCATCGCGGCACTGCTCAACCGGCGCGGACTGCGCGGCGTCGCCCTCTACCGCGCCCTGTACTTCATCCCGTTCGTAACGCTCCCCGTCGCCGTCGGCCTCGTCTGGAACTGGCTCTACAACGGCGACTACGGACTGATCAACGAAGTCCTCGAGTGGATCGGCGCCGACCGCCGCTACTGGGTCTCCGACCCCTCGACCGCCGTGTACGCGATCGGCACCGTGATGGTCTGGTCGACCACCGGCTACTACTTGATCATCTTCATGGCGGGCATCAAGGGCATCCCGCAGGACTACTACGAGGCCGCCGAGCTGGACGGCGCGGGGCCACTGCGCCGCTTCTTCACGATCACGCTGCCGCTGCTCAGCCCGACGATCTTCTTCGCGTCCATCATCTGCATGATCAACTCGCTGCAGACCTTCGACCTGATCTACATCATGATGGCCGAGAAGAACCCGGCGATCGGCGACACCCAGTCGGTGGTGAGCCTCTTCTACAAATGGGCCTTCATCGAGAACGCCCAAGGTGCCGCAGCCGCGCTCGCCTTCCTGCTCATGCTGATCATCGCGGCACTGACGCTGGTGCAGTTCAGGCTGCAGAAGAGGTGGGTGCACTATGCGTGA
- a CDS encoding mechanosensitive ion channel family protein: MERALTWHDLITAGIAVAVGIAAGLLLRMILRWLGERASRTRWSGDDVIVDAVRTLVPCAAITAGLAVAAAALPLTPRTGRNVSMTLTALLVLAGTLTAARVVTRLVKSLAQSRSGVAGSATIFVNITRVVVLAMGFLVVLQTLGVSIAPLLTALGVGGLAVALALQDTLANLFAGVHILAAKTVQPGDYIKLSSGEEGYVVDINWRNTVVRQLSNNLVIIPNAQLAGTNMTNFSRPEQDLSIMVQVGVSYDSDLEQVERVTTEVVESVMKDVDGALPEHEPAVRFHTFGDSRISFTVILGVGEFSDQYRIKHEFIKQLHQRYRAEGIRVPAPVRTVNVQQGELPPGLIPHQREAVAPTTKPVS; encoded by the coding sequence ATGGAGCGAGCCCTCACATGGCACGACCTGATCACCGCCGGCATAGCGGTGGCCGTTGGCATCGCGGCGGGTCTGCTGCTGCGCATGATCCTGCGGTGGCTGGGTGAACGGGCCAGCAGGACCCGGTGGAGCGGCGACGACGTCATCGTCGACGCCGTGCGCACCCTGGTCCCCTGTGCGGCGATCACCGCGGGCCTGGCCGTCGCGGCGGCCGCTCTCCCGCTCACTCCCCGGACCGGCCGCAACGTCTCGATGACACTGACGGCCCTGCTCGTCCTGGCCGGGACCCTGACGGCGGCGCGTGTGGTCACGCGTCTGGTGAAGTCCCTGGCGCAGTCCCGATCGGGCGTCGCGGGCTCGGCGACGATCTTCGTCAACATCACCCGGGTCGTCGTGCTCGCGATGGGCTTCCTCGTCGTCCTGCAGACGCTCGGCGTCTCCATAGCGCCACTGCTCACGGCTCTGGGTGTGGGCGGCCTCGCGGTGGCCCTGGCCCTCCAGGACACGCTGGCCAACCTCTTCGCGGGCGTACACATCCTCGCCGCGAAGACGGTCCAGCCGGGCGACTACATCAAGCTCAGCAGCGGCGAAGAGGGCTACGTCGTCGACATCAACTGGCGCAACACGGTGGTGCGTCAGCTGTCGAACAACCTCGTCATCATCCCCAACGCCCAGCTCGCGGGCACCAACATGACCAATTTCAGCCGCCCCGAGCAGGATCTGTCGATCATGGTCCAGGTCGGTGTCAGCTACGACAGCGACCTGGAGCAGGTCGAGCGCGTCACGACCGAGGTCGTGGAGAGCGTCATGAAGGACGTCGACGGCGCCCTACCCGAGCACGAACCGGCCGTGCGCTTCCACACGTTCGGCGACTCCAGGATCAGCTTCACGGTGATCCTGGGCGTCGGCGAGTTCAGCGACCAGTACCGCATCAAGCACGAGTTCATCAAGCAGCTCCACCAGCGCTACCGCGCCGAGGGCATCCGGGTGCCCGCCCCGGTCAGGACGGTGAACGTCCAGCAGGGCGAGCTGCCGCCGGGCCTGATCCCGCACCAGCGCGAGGCCGTGGCACCGACGACGAAGCCGGTGTCGTAA
- a CDS encoding Gfo/Idh/MocA family protein has translation MRPLHIGLIGAGGIARAHLPGWLELGARVSVYTVDGSAEKLAAEYAGREVAAVASLGELLADCTAVDICTPTPTHKEIALAAVAAGRHVICEKPLALDAADAEEIAAAAEAAGVRLHPAHVVRYFPAYAAMQQAVARGELGGLAVLRFTRGGARPQWAPWFGDPAMSGGVIMDLMVHDIDIARWIAGDVVRVHAQTRGVEHATGGSQAEVVSATAVLTHASGAISHITGLWGLPDQRFRTTFRIAGSDGLLRHDSTSVPGYRITAQGVRAANEGIPSSPMTESPYLSELREFAASWADGGEEPRVSARDGIEAVRIAEAAVESSRTGRAAEIRTGTAAEIRTGTEEVTR, from the coding sequence ATGCGACCGCTTCACATCGGCTTGATCGGCGCCGGCGGCATAGCCCGCGCCCATCTTCCCGGCTGGCTCGAACTGGGTGCGCGCGTCAGCGTGTACACCGTCGACGGCTCCGCGGAGAAGCTCGCCGCCGAGTACGCGGGGCGCGAGGTCGCCGCGGTGGCGAGCCTCGGCGAACTCCTCGCCGACTGCACCGCCGTCGACATCTGCACCCCCACTCCCACGCACAAGGAGATCGCCCTGGCGGCCGTCGCCGCCGGGCGCCATGTCATCTGCGAGAAGCCCCTCGCGCTCGACGCCGCCGACGCCGAGGAGATCGCGGCAGCCGCCGAAGCGGCGGGTGTCCGGCTGCACCCCGCCCATGTCGTGCGGTACTTCCCGGCGTACGCGGCCATGCAACAGGCCGTGGCGCGAGGCGAGTTGGGAGGCCTGGCGGTCCTGCGCTTCACGCGCGGCGGGGCGCGGCCCCAGTGGGCGCCCTGGTTCGGTGACCCCGCCATGTCCGGCGGCGTCATCATGGACCTGATGGTGCACGACATCGACATCGCCCGCTGGATCGCGGGCGACGTGGTCCGCGTGCACGCGCAGACGCGAGGCGTCGAGCACGCCACGGGCGGCAGCCAGGCCGAGGTCGTCTCGGCGACCGCCGTCCTCACCCACGCCTCCGGCGCGATCAGTCACATCACCGGCCTCTGGGGCCTCCCGGACCAGCGGTTTCGTACGACGTTCCGCATCGCGGGCAGCGACGGACTCCTTCGGCACGACTCCACGTCCGTGCCCGGCTACCGGATCACCGCGCAAGGAGTGCGCGCGGCCAACGAGGGCATTCCGTCCAGTCCGATGACGGAGAGCCCCTACCTGTCCGAGCTGCGGGAGTTCGCGGCTTCCTGGGCGGACGGCGGTGAGGAACCCCGGGTGAGCGCGCGGGACGGGATCGAGGCGGTGCGGATCGCCGAGGCGGCCGTCGAGTCGAGTCGTACGGGCCGGGCGGCAGAGATCCGTACGGGTACTGCGGCAGAGATCCGCACCGGTACTGAGGAGGTCACGCGATGA
- a CDS encoding sugar ABC transporter substrate-binding protein: MRRRTLLYGAMAAPLLAACSGQSDDGKASGGRTTLTYGVWDVAQVPGMQKVIDAFEKENPGISVRMELTPWSSYWTTLKTAMRGGTAPDVFWMNAVNLQLYASSGVLEPLSGHIKSDATPVDRHRHALVKIYAYQGTQYGIPKDFDTIGLWYNKALFDKAGIEYPDATWTWDDVRDAAAELTDPRARVHGMAAEMDRQGQLYPAIHGAGGYVLKDGRSGFGDERSIEGLRYWTDMIDRGWSPPQSAMVESRARNRYWSEKTAMVYDLSAMAGQMYAIPALKDHGGVAVLPKGRERATIIHGLANVISAKSRKKAAAWKFVHFMAGRRAAEIQASAGVTISSYEGTQGAWLKSMPEFDLKHFIEMQEYAVPYPSSKNTAVWENLQYPLLGAAFSGKGGIESAARTLGEQMDRALKEERA; encoded by the coding sequence ATGCGCAGGAGGACTCTGCTGTACGGAGCGATGGCGGCGCCCCTGCTCGCCGCCTGCTCCGGCCAGAGTGACGACGGCAAGGCGAGCGGCGGCCGGACCACCCTCACCTACGGGGTGTGGGACGTGGCCCAAGTACCGGGGATGCAGAAGGTGATCGACGCCTTCGAGAAGGAGAACCCCGGCATATCCGTGCGCATGGAGCTCACGCCCTGGTCCAGCTACTGGACCACCCTGAAGACCGCGATGCGCGGCGGCACGGCCCCCGACGTGTTCTGGATGAACGCGGTCAACCTCCAGCTCTACGCCTCCAGCGGCGTCCTGGAACCCCTGAGCGGCCACATCAAGAGCGACGCGACCCCCGTCGACCGCCACCGCCATGCACTCGTGAAGATCTACGCCTATCAGGGCACGCAGTACGGCATACCAAAGGACTTCGACACCATCGGCCTCTGGTACAACAAGGCGCTCTTCGACAAAGCGGGCATCGAGTACCCGGACGCGACCTGGACATGGGACGACGTGCGCGATGCCGCAGCCGAACTCACCGACCCCCGCGCACGGGTGCACGGCATGGCCGCCGAGATGGACCGCCAGGGCCAGCTCTACCCGGCCATCCACGGAGCGGGCGGCTACGTCCTCAAGGACGGGAGGTCCGGCTTCGGCGACGAGCGCTCCATCGAGGGTCTGCGCTACTGGACCGACATGATCGACCGCGGCTGGTCACCGCCGCAGAGCGCCATGGTCGAGTCCAGGGCCCGCAACCGCTACTGGTCGGAGAAGACCGCCATGGTCTACGACCTCTCCGCGATGGCCGGCCAGATGTATGCCATCCCCGCACTCAAGGACCACGGCGGCGTCGCCGTCCTGCCCAAGGGCCGGGAGCGCGCCACGATCATCCACGGCCTCGCCAACGTCATCTCCGCCAAGAGCCGCAAGAAGGCGGCGGCCTGGAAGTTCGTCCACTTCATGGCGGGCCGCAGGGCCGCCGAGATCCAGGCGTCGGCGGGCGTCACCATCTCCTCGTACGAGGGGACGCAAGGCGCCTGGCTCAAGTCGATGCCCGAATTCGACCTGAAGCACTTCATCGAGATGCAGGAGTACGCCGTGCCGTACCCGAGCTCGAAGAACACGGCGGTCTGGGAGAACCTCCAATACCCGCTCCTGGGTGCCGCGTTCAGCGGTAAGGGCGGCATCGAGAGCGCCGCACGCACCCTGGGCGAACAGATGGACCGAGCCCTGAAGGAGGAGCGCGCATGA
- a CDS encoding SPFH domain-containing protein yields the protein MADITRRLGVHHLRSAPTAHIRHHKRGRLVHDGPGLSFWFRPLSAALSEVPVDDRELAVTFHARTADFQDVAVQATVTYRISDPALAASRLDFAVDPDTGSWRGAPLEQLGSLLTESAQQNALDVLARTPLAEALADGVSSVRERISEGLAGEPRLPATGIEVVTVRVIAIRPEPEVERALRTPARERIQQEADRATYERRAVAVQRERAIAENELTSRIELARQEQELVERRGANARREAEENAAADAVRAEAEAARTERLARAEAESARTVGEARAAAQASWLTAHSTVDAATLHALAATRLAENVPRIESLTLSPDVLTGLLAKLGHHGDARS from the coding sequence ATGGCCGACATCACCCGACGCCTCGGGGTGCACCACCTGCGCTCCGCGCCCACCGCACACATCCGCCACCACAAGCGCGGCCGGCTCGTCCACGACGGGCCGGGGCTGAGCTTCTGGTTCCGCCCGCTCAGCGCCGCACTCTCCGAAGTGCCGGTCGACGACCGCGAGTTGGCGGTCACCTTTCACGCGCGCACCGCCGACTTCCAGGACGTCGCCGTGCAGGCCACGGTGACCTACCGGATCAGCGATCCGGCGCTCGCCGCGTCCCGCCTCGACTTCGCCGTCGACCCGGACACCGGCTCCTGGCGCGGCGCCCCGCTGGAGCAACTAGGCTCCCTGCTCACGGAGTCCGCCCAGCAGAACGCCCTCGACGTACTGGCCCGCACCCCGCTGGCCGAAGCGCTCGCGGACGGTGTCAGCTCGGTCCGTGAGCGGATCTCCGAAGGCCTCGCCGGGGAGCCGAGGCTTCCCGCCACCGGCATCGAGGTGGTCACCGTCCGTGTGATCGCGATCCGTCCGGAGCCCGAGGTCGAGCGCGCCCTGCGCACCCCCGCGCGGGAGCGGATCCAGCAGGAGGCGGACCGGGCGACGTACGAACGGCGGGCCGTGGCCGTACAGCGGGAGCGCGCCATCGCCGAGAACGAACTCACCAGTCGCATCGAACTCGCCCGCCAGGAGCAGGAGTTGGTGGAGCGGCGGGGCGCCAACGCGCGACGTGAGGCCGAGGAGAACGCCGCCGCCGACGCCGTGCGCGCCGAGGCCGAGGCCGCCCGCACGGAGCGCCTCGCCCGCGCCGAGGCCGAGTCCGCGCGCACGGTCGGCGAGGCGAGGGCGGCGGCCCAGGCCTCCTGGCTCACAGCGCACTCGACGGTGGACGCCGCCACCCTGCACGCCCTGGCGGCCACCCGGCTCGCCGAGAACGTCCCGCGCATCGAGAGCCTCACCCTCTCCCCCGACGTCCTCACCGGCCTGCTCGCGAAGCTGGGTCACCACGGGGACGCCCGGTCATGA
- a CDS encoding ABC transporter ATP-binding protein yields the protein MDDTAGAGGPSGAPALEARGLGKRYRRGWALRDCSFRLPAGRICGLVGPNGAGKSTLLGLATRLVAPTEGELRIFGVPAGEPAAMPRYAFLSQDKPLFKRFTVAETLRLGRELNPGWDTEAAERIVRAGRLPLDAKVGTLSGGQRTRVAFALAFGKRPDLLLLDEPMADLDPLARDEMSSLLMSEAVERGTTVVMSSHMLSELEDMCDYLLVVAGGRIRMAGDTEELLPAHALVTGLAPDGKPPADLAPHTVVEFRVQGRQFRALLRPHGPLAPDWEVTEPSLEEVLLAHLRSPDAEPLFTQDARIEAEGNVAA from the coding sequence ATGGACGACACCGCCGGGGCCGGTGGACCCTCGGGCGCGCCCGCGCTAGAGGCCCGCGGTCTCGGCAAGCGATACCGCCGCGGGTGGGCGCTGCGTGACTGTTCCTTCCGGCTGCCCGCCGGGCGGATCTGCGGTCTTGTCGGCCCCAACGGAGCAGGAAAGAGCACCCTGTTGGGGCTCGCCACCCGTCTCGTGGCCCCCACCGAGGGCGAACTGCGCATCTTCGGCGTGCCGGCGGGCGAGCCCGCCGCGATGCCCCGTTACGCGTTCCTCTCCCAGGACAAGCCGCTGTTCAAGCGGTTCACCGTGGCCGAGACGCTGCGCCTGGGCCGGGAGCTCAACCCCGGCTGGGACACGGAGGCCGCAGAGCGCATCGTGCGGGCGGGGCGGCTGCCCCTGGACGCCAAGGTCGGCACGCTCTCGGGCGGGCAGCGCACGCGCGTCGCGTTCGCCCTCGCCTTCGGCAAGCGGCCCGATCTGCTGCTGCTCGACGAGCCGATGGCCGATCTGGACCCACTGGCCCGGGACGAGATGAGTTCGCTGCTGATGTCCGAGGCCGTCGAGCGCGGCACGACGGTGGTGATGTCCTCCCACATGCTGTCCGAGCTTGAGGACATGTGCGACTACCTCCTGGTCGTCGCCGGCGGCCGGATCCGGATGGCGGGCGACACCGAGGAACTGCTCCCGGCCCACGCCCTGGTGACCGGCCTCGCCCCCGACGGGAAGCCGCCCGCGGACCTCGCCCCGCACACGGTGGTCGAATTCCGGGTCCAGGGGCGCCAGTTCCGAGCCCTCCTGCGCCCCCACGGCCCACTGGCCCCGGACTGGGAGGTGACCGAGCCGAGCCTGGAGGAGGTCCTGCTCGCCCACCTCCGCTCGCCGGACGCGGAACCGCTGTTCACGCAGGACGCCCGTATCGAGGCGGAAGGAAACGTCGCCGCATGA
- a CDS encoding Gfo/Idh/MocA family protein, whose protein sequence is MKVAVLSFAHVHASGYLRLLARMPGIEVIGSDPDSSSAAPGEVRGRAFAEERGVAYAESYEDAFAWGPDAVIVCSENARHRPLVELAASRGVNVLCEKPLATTVADGEAMLTACRAAGVRLAVAFPVRFSPAYAAVKAAVASGEAGRVLTVSGANNGSMPSSRRWFADPELAGGGALMDHTVHIADLLDDLFGEARPVDVYAQTNNRMYEGEVDAETSGLVTVTYDNGSVATIDCSWSHPRSHHSWGGLELTVVAERATLEMDAFDQSVHGYSERHQQGLELPFGADLDERMLRAFLYGPEPGGMEVADGEGGLRTLKIVAAGYASARSGVPVAVG, encoded by the coding sequence ATGAAGGTCGCCGTGCTGTCGTTCGCCCATGTCCACGCGTCCGGATACCTCCGGCTCCTCGCCCGGATGCCGGGCATCGAGGTCATCGGCAGCGACCCGGACAGCTCGTCGGCCGCGCCCGGTGAGGTGCGGGGGCGCGCGTTCGCCGAGGAGAGGGGGGTCGCGTACGCGGAGTCGTACGAGGACGCGTTCGCCTGGGGGCCGGACGCGGTGATCGTCTGCTCCGAGAACGCGCGGCACCGTCCGCTCGTGGAGCTCGCCGCGTCCCGCGGTGTGAACGTCCTGTGCGAGAAGCCCCTGGCCACGACGGTGGCGGACGGCGAGGCGATGCTCACCGCGTGCCGCGCCGCCGGTGTCCGGCTCGCGGTCGCCTTTCCGGTCCGGTTCAGCCCCGCGTACGCGGCCGTCAAGGCGGCTGTCGCGTCCGGGGAGGCGGGCCGGGTGCTGACCGTGTCCGGCGCGAACAACGGCTCCATGCCGAGCTCACGGCGCTGGTTCGCCGATCCCGAACTCGCGGGTGGTGGCGCCCTGATGGACCACACGGTCCACATAGCCGACCTCCTGGACGACCTCTTCGGCGAGGCCCGGCCCGTTGACGTATACGCGCAGACGAACAACCGCATGTACGAGGGTGAGGTCGACGCCGAGACCAGCGGTCTGGTCACCGTGACCTACGACAACGGCTCGGTGGCCACGATCGACTGCAGCTGGTCGCATCCCCGCTCGCACCACTCCTGGGGCGGCCTCGAACTCACCGTGGTCGCCGAGCGGGCCACCCTGGAGATGGACGCCTTCGACCAGTCGGTCCACGGTTACAGCGAACGCCACCAGCAGGGGCTTGAGCTGCCCTTCGGCGCCGACCTGGACGAGCGTATGCTCCGGGCGTTCCTCTACGGGCCGGAGCCGGGCGGCATGGAGGTGGCCGACGGCGAGGGCGGGCTGCGGACGCTGAAGATCGTGGCGGCGGGTTATGCGTCGGCGCGGAGCGGGGTTCCGGTGGCGGTGGGCTGA
- a CDS encoding Asp/Glu racemase: protein MNAQTGRAALELADARPDVVATACLVAIMAQGPGHHCAAEDEIIAVLRAEGAQAPVISSAGALLDGIKALGAARVAIITPYMKPLTRLVADYIEDAGVEVVDALSLEVPDNLAVARLDPADLRDHWRRVHLGRADALVLSACVQMPSLASIQAVEDAAGLPVLSAATATAYRVLGELGLPPHVPGAGSLLRGPSAA, encoded by the coding sequence ATGAACGCGCAGACCGGGCGTGCCGCGCTCGAACTCGCGGACGCCAGGCCCGATGTGGTCGCCACCGCCTGCCTCGTGGCGATCATGGCGCAGGGCCCCGGCCACCACTGCGCGGCGGAGGACGAGATCATCGCCGTCCTGCGCGCCGAGGGCGCGCAGGCGCCGGTGATCTCCAGCGCGGGCGCCCTGCTGGACGGCATCAAGGCGCTCGGTGCCGCGCGGGTCGCGATCATCACCCCGTACATGAAGCCCCTCACGCGGCTGGTCGCCGACTACATCGAGGACGCCGGGGTCGAGGTCGTGGACGCGCTCAGCCTGGAGGTGCCGGACAATCTGGCGGTGGCCCGGCTCGACCCCGCCGACCTGCGCGACCACTGGCGCCGCGTGCACCTGGGCCGCGCCGACGCGCTCGTCCTCTCCGCGTGTGTGCAGATGCCCTCGCTCGCGTCGATCCAGGCGGTGGAGGACGCCGCGGGTCTTCCCGTCCTGTCGGCGGCAACCGCGACGGCGTACCGCGTGCTGGGCGAGCTCGGCCTGCCGCCGCACGTGCCGGGCGCGGGCAGCCTGCTGCGGGGTCCGAGTGCCGCTTGA
- a CDS encoding SAM-dependent methyltransferase, whose amino-acid sequence MAAIPPPATHPIDTSKPHPARVYDWFLGGKDNYPVDEELGLQIVSLEPQTKYCAQHNRWFMQRATRRLAGEEGIRQFLDIGTGIPTEPNLHRIAQSAAPEARVVYVDNDPIVLAHAEALLRGTPEGATEFLQVDAREPDKILEQAEGVLDFTQPIALSLIALLHFISDDDGAYDVVERLVSALAPGSHLVLSQMAGDFDPERTRQAVEMYKAGGVTLVPRERADVERFFEGLELLDPGVVWLPDWHAELGVDEVRNGSPVPLYAGVARKP is encoded by the coding sequence ATGGCCGCGATCCCGCCGCCCGCGACCCACCCGATCGACACCAGCAAGCCGCACCCCGCCCGGGTCTACGACTGGTTCCTCGGCGGCAAGGACAACTATCCGGTGGACGAGGAGCTCGGGCTCCAGATCGTGTCGCTCGAACCGCAGACCAAGTACTGCGCCCAGCACAACCGCTGGTTCATGCAGCGTGCCACGCGCCGGCTCGCGGGCGAGGAGGGGATACGCCAGTTCCTGGACATCGGCACCGGCATCCCCACCGAGCCGAACCTCCACCGCATCGCCCAGTCGGCGGCGCCCGAGGCGCGTGTCGTGTACGTGGACAACGACCCGATCGTCCTGGCGCACGCGGAGGCGCTGTTGCGGGGCACGCCCGAGGGGGCGACTGAGTTCCTCCAGGTGGACGCGCGCGAGCCGGACAAGATCCTCGAACAGGCCGAGGGTGTACTGGACTTCACGCAGCCGATCGCCCTTTCCCTGATCGCGCTGCTGCACTTCATCAGCGACGACGACGGCGCCTATGACGTCGTGGAGCGGCTCGTGTCGGCCCTCGCGCCCGGCAGTCATCTGGTCCTGTCGCAGATGGCGGGCGACTTCGATCCGGAGCGGACGCGGCAGGCGGTGGAGATGTACAAGGCGGGCGGCGTGACGCTCGTGCCGCGTGAACGCGCCGATGTCGAGCGGTTCTTCGAGGGGCTGGAGCTGCTCGACCCCGGCGTGGTGTGGCTGCCGGACTGGCATGCGGAGCTCGGCGTCGACGAGGTCAGGAACGGATCGCCGGTGCCGCTGTACGCGGGGGTGGCGCGCAAGCCGTAG